From Streptomyces sp. SCSIO 75703:
GACAACACCCCGGGGGTGTCCCACACGGTGGTGGTCTCCGCCGACGGACTCCTTCTGGCGATGTCCGAAGGTTTCCCGCGCGACCGGGCCGACCAGCTCGCGGCTGTCGCCTCCGGTCTGACCTCGCTGACCGCCGGCGCCTCGCGCATCTTCGAGGGCGGCAGCGTGAACCAGACGGTTGTGGAGATGGAGCGGGGATTCCTCTTCATCATGTCCATTTCCGACGGTTCGTCGCTCGCGGTTCTCGCACACCCGGAGGCGGACATCGGCCTCATCGGGTACGAGATGGCCCTTCTGGTCGACCGCGCGGGTACGGTCCTCACACCGGACCTGCGCGCGGAGCTCCAGGGGAGCCTTCTCAACTAAAGGACGGACGGTGCGTATTGGCGTCCCGGGGCCGTAAGGTTTCGGGACGCGGCTCCACAGCGATGGGTGCCAGGCACAGTCGGAGGAGGAGACAGTGGCAAC
This genomic window contains:
- a CDS encoding roadblock/LC7 domain-containing protein, coding for MSQAAQNLNWLITNFVDNTPGVSHTVVVSADGLLLAMSEGFPRDRADQLAAVASGLTSLTAGASRIFEGGSVNQTVVEMERGFLFIMSISDGSSLAVLAHPEADIGLIGYEMALLVDRAGTVLTPDLRAELQGSLLN